In Thermoanaerobacterium xylanolyticum LX-11, the genomic window ACCTTCATCTCATATATCTGCCAGATTTACTGTATGGGGTTCGGGTAGTGTTAGACTTCATTTTGTATCGCAAACTCGTCACCCAAATTCAGCCGCTCATCTAATTTTTTCTATAATGTCAAGATTTTACCTATCGCTTCCTTCAGATTTCACTCACGATAGGCACCCTTGCGGTTCGGGTAGTGATTTCCGTAATCTCGCCCACACCGGACACACTACAAAAAAATCGCCCCATATTCTGGAGCGATTTTTGTATCAATCACGATACTTTCTTTTTCAAAAGTCCTATCATGAAAGCTGTCACAACCATGCCGACAAGTATGGCAAGAATATACAAGAGCGGATTTGATACAGCGATTGGTATTACGAATATCCCGCCGTGGGGCGCTCTAAGTTCTATATGGAACAACATGGAAAGCGCGCCTGTAACTGCAGATCCTACCATTATAGATGGTATTACTCTAAATGGATCTGCTGCAGCAAATGGTATAGCACCTTCTGTTATAAATGATGCACCTAAAACCCATGCCGCTTTACCTGCTTCTCTTTCTTCTTTAGTAAATCTATTTTTAAATATGACTGTGGCAAGTGCCAAGCCTAAAGGTGGTGTCATTCCTGCAGCCATTACTGCTGCCATAGGCATAAATACATTTGATGCCAAAAGACCTGTTGCAAATGTGTATGCTGTCTTGTTAACTGGACCACCCATATCAAATGCCATCATAAGTCCTAATAGTGCACCAAATATGACTGCATTTGTAGAGCTCATACCTTTAAGCCAATTTGTAAGTCCTGTCATTATGGTCTTCATAGGTGTTCCTACTACATATATCATGAGAAGACCTACAATAAGCGTCGATAATACAGGCAGTATAAGGACAGGCATGAGGCCTTCCATCGTCTTAGGCAATTTTATGGTCTTTTTCAGATAGTAGACTGTATAACCAGCAAGAAAACCAGATATAATACCGCCTAAAAATCCTGCACCAGTTGATACTGCTAACATACCGCCTACCATACCTGGTACAAGTCCAGGTCTATCTGCTATAGAATAAGCCAAAAATCCCGAAAGTATTGGAACCATAAGTGCGAATGCAGAGCCACCACCGATTTGCATCAGTGCAGCAGGCAAAGTCCCTGGCACCTGAAATGCCTTGTATCCCCATAGGAATGAAAGTGCTATTGATATACCTCCTGCTACTACGAAAGGTATCATATATGATACACCTGTCATCAAGTGCTTGTAGGCACCTGTTCTTTGGCTGGACCTTTCTTCGTGAATCTTTTCCACTTTTTCTACGTAATTCTTTGGTTTTTCCATCTTCAATGCTTTTTCAATCAATTCTTTTGGATTTTTTATAGCTTCCTCTACTGGAACTTCCAGTATAGGTTTACCTTCGAAACGTGACTTGTCGACTTTTGTCGCAGCAGCAATTATGACTGCATCTGCTTCATTTATGTCACTTTCTGTCAATTGATTTTCTGCCCCTATAGACCCTTGTGTCTCAACTTTTATAGCTACATTAAGCTCTTTACCTGCCATTTCTAAGTTTTCTGCAGCCATATAGGTATGTGCTATACCTGTAGGGCATGCAGTGATGGCAACAATCTTTTTCATCAAAAATCCCCCTTACTCATATTTTTTGAAAGCATTTATGACATCCTCGTAAGTCTCAGCCCTATTTAGTTCATCTCTCACCTCCTCATGCATTAATGACCTTGAAAGTTTAGCTAAAATCTTAAGATGTAAATTGTCAGAATCCTCAGGAGCCGCTATCAAGAAAAACAGATAAGCTGGTTTTCCATCCATGGAGTTATAGTCTATGCCATATTTCGACTTTCCAAAAACCAATGACGCCTTTTTCACTAAACTGCTTTTTCCATGTGGTATTGCAACACCCATTCCAATGCCTGTGGAAAACTCCTCTTCTCTTTTTAGCACCACTTCCAAAAACTTGCCTTCATCGTCAATGGCTCCTTTTGCTGCCAATGGCTTTATAAGCTCTTTTAATACAGATAATTTGTCTTTTGATTTTAAATCAAATATCATCATGTCTTTATCAAGTATCTCTTCAATCATAGTTATCACCTTTCTATTACTTCAATCTCAACTTTTTCTTTAAGTTCTTCCACATCTTTTAAAGAACACGCCTTAGTGCCTTCCCTCATGATAACTGATGTAGATGCAGATGATGCCATCTTTATAGCTTCTTCTATGGGAAGGTCTTTACTTAAGCCATAGGCAAAACCTGCCACATAGGCATCTCCAGCTCCTACTGTCCCTTTCACCTGAACTTTTATTGGGTTTACTTTGTAAGCCTTCTCTTTCGTCACCACGATGCTTCCGCTGCCACCCATCGATACTGCCACAATTGAAATCCCACTTTCAATTATCCTCATGCCTTCTTCAATAATCTCATCAACACTTTCAAGATTTTTCCCCGTCATCCTTCTAAGCTCGTGAATATTTGGCTTTATCATATAAGGCTTTCCTTCTACGCCAAGCTTTAAAGCATCTCCATCAGCATCCAATATGACTTTTACGCCTTTACCGCTGACTTTCTCAATTATCTGTCTGTAAAAATCTTTATCCATGTTAGGTAGTAGACTCCCTGACAAAACAATCACATCCGATAAATCAGCATGCTCATTTATGCTCAAAATCAGCTTTTCTATTTCACCTCGAGAAACATCTGGACCAGCTTCGTTTATATCTGTATAAGTGTGTCTAATCTCATCAACTATCTTTATATTTGTCCTTATATCATTTTTTATTTGTACAAAGTTAAACTTTATCCCTAATTCACTTAAGACATTTTCGATGTACTTGCCGTTTGGCCCCATAAAGCCTAAACACTTAACGTCGCAGCCTAAATTTTTCAAGTTTTTTGCGACATTTACGCCTTTACCGCCTGCATCGATTATGGTTCTTGACACCCTGTTTACTGCTCCTAATCTAAAATCATTTACTATTAGCGTCCTGTCTATCGCCGGATTTACCGTCACCGTCGTAACCATCTAATACATCCTTTCCAAAGTTTAGTACATCCACATTGGCCTGCTCATACTTCTTCACTATCTCGTAGTCCAGCTCGTCATCGGTTATAATGGCAGTTATATCGCTTATGTCCGCAAATTTTACGAAAGACTTCTTCCCAAACTTGGTGTGGTCTACAACTGCATAAACTTCATTAGAGACATCTATCATTGCTTTTTTCGTATTCGCCTCTATGATGTCTGGTGTCATAAGCCCGTTTTCATACGATATGGCATTTGCACCGATGAAAGCCTTGTCGACTTTAAAATTCCTTATCACCATCTCAGCTATAGGACCTACAAGTGCCTTTGTGTTTAACCTCTCTATACCGCCTGTAACTATAAGCTCAATATTATTGCGGTTTGAAAGCTCTATGGCGATGATAGGAGAATTTGTGACAACTGTAAGATGTATATCTTGAAGGGATTTTGCGATCATCAGCGTAGTAGTGCCAGCATCAAGGATTACAGAATCACCTTCTTCTATGAGTGAAGCCGCTATCTTGCCGATCTGCATCTTTGACGGAAGCTCATAGTCCTCTTTCTCAACAAACGATGGCTCATAGTGTGTATGCGTATTCAATATAGCACCGCCATGTGTCCTCTGTATAAACCCATCTATCTCCAACATCTTTAGATCTCTTCTTATGGTGGACTCCGATACGCCTAAAATCTCGCTAAGCTCAGACACCGTAATGCTTTTATCCTTGCTTAGTATCTCAGCTATCTTCATCCTGCGCTCTTCCCCAAACATCCAATCACATCCATTCAAAATAGATGATAATTATTGATTGATTATGCTCAATTATGATTATACATTGAAAATGTTTTTTTGTCAATCGCTTATATATAAGATTTTCACTTTTTTACTATATTATAAATGTAAAGCTTCATTAATTGTTCGCTTATAATAATATTTTCAAACAGCATCTATTTAAAAATGAAAATGGGGGAATAAAAAATGATAAATAGTTTTGAGAGAGAATACAGGATAGTACCAAAGAATTTTTTTGAAAGTCTATCTTCAATATCCGGTTCACAGTTAAAAATCATAATGTACATAGCAAAGCATACAATAAAGAATGGACGTATTGAACCAGTAAAGCTTACTATAAATGAAATTCAGAAGGGAAAATTTGAAAATGGCAAAAGGATAGACAGTGGCACAGGTCTATCTACAGGCATCATAAGTAAAAGCTTGAAAAATGCCATAAAAGACGGATTTTTGGTGTGCTACGTCGACAACGAGGACAAATTGCGGCAGAAAAAATACTACACATTAAGACAAAATACATCCATCGAAGGCATCACGTACAAATATGACGAAAACGGTAGAATAACCGAATTTGGTGATTGGCAAAATATGACAACAAGTGATTCTGCTCATATACCATACATCGACAAAAATGAATACGCAGATAAAGAAAGTGAAAACCGTATTTCAGATAGCGAAAAGGTAGATGATGTTAAAAACATTGAAAACATTCCATTTTCAAAAAATGAAGACAATATGATCATATCAGATATGAATGATATGATAGATATTAATTCTGATAGTATATCTATCAATCATATCAATGATATGATGCATCAAAAAAGTGAAAACACACCTAAGTACATAGACAAAAGTATGCTTAAAAATAGGTACCATCTTACAGATGACGAGATGAATTTGTGCATATCTCGCATGAAGGGTAAGGACATAAAATATCCAGCAAAATTTTTAGAGAAAGTGATACAAAACTACTTAAAAGACAAATCAATACTAAAAGATGCCGCATCGTCAAATACGGCACCAAGAAACTACTTTAATTCATACCCACAAAGAAAGTACGACGTAGATGAGCTGGAGAAAAAGCTATTGGAAGTGTCAAGAAAGAGGACTAGACAATAATCAAATGCTTTTTTCAAATAGCAGCTTATCAATCACATAAGATGCGAGAATTATGAGAAGCGGCATGATTGAAAACGCATATCTATTAGTCGGTATAAACATAAGCTGAATAAGCGTCAAAAGAATAGCATATAAACCGATAAAGCGTATTTCATATTTTCTAAGGGAATAAAATGCTCCAAGCCAACCTATAGCCATTACAAAGCTGTGAAGAAGATATATATTTCGCAAGTATTGATATTTTGAGTCAAGATCATACCACATGCTTCCGAAGATTATATTGAACTTGCCTATGGTATACCATTTAAAATAATAGATGGGGCTTTTCTCAAAGCCTTTTATGATGAACTTGATGACATCCGTGGTGGAGCGAATGTTCTGTGGAACATGCTCTATTCCATTGAAGAAAGGGAAGGCGCCTCCTAACATTGGATTCCAAGTTTGAGTTGCAAATAAAATAAGCTTGTGAAGTGTGACAATGTTCCTAATCCACCAAGGTATCATGGTAACTATGAATCCGATTAAAACCTGCAAAAAATTCCTTACAGTGTAATTTAGATCCCTATTTTCGATGTACATTAAAATGTAAGGTATCACTATAAGCGGTGCTGCAGCAGGTCTTACTAAGATTGCCAGTCCAAATAAGATACCTGTTAAAACATTTATATACGCCTTAGGTCTTTTAAGCGCAATAACCTGCAAATACAAATACACCATGAAAACAAAAGTGTACACTGTCTCTGTAAGGATTAGCGTAGATGCCCATATAAATGTAGGATAAATAGCTGATATTAAAGCCGCCATAATCCCTACTTTGCTATTTTTGATTTCTTTGCCTATGAGGAAAATAAATAAAACCGTCAACACGCTTAATACACTTTGCACGATCCTTACAGCTTGAAGCGGACTACCATTAGAAAAGCCAAAAATCTTGTAGATTAAAGCGAGAAATAAAGGATACCCCGGTGTCACATAAGCATTTGGAGAATTTGACATATAACCTAAGAAGCCTTTTGTCAAAAACTGTTTCACCATTATGTCGTAATTCTTGGCATCACCTGAAAGGGGTGGCTGCATTACTTTGTAGACAAATAGGAATCTCAAATACAAAGCAATAGCCAAAACAACAATCAATGAAACAGCGACAAAAAACTTCTTCAAGCTAAGTTTTTGTTTGATAACCATGATTACCTCCTATCTTAACGCAATTAACGATGCACCTGCAAAGATTAGAACTACGCCAATCCATCTTGTCAATGGTATAGTCTCTTTAAATATGAGCCATGCTACAAATACTCCTAAAGCATAAGCAGTACTCTGCAAAGGATAGACGATGCTGAATTTTCCTTTTGCAAGAATGTATAGCCACAAGACAGTAGCTAATGCGTATACTATTATCCCACTTATGACGTACGGCGACATGAGTGACATCAGTACGCCTTTAAAACTGCTGGCACTTCCAATGCCTACTTTCCACAGCACTTGTCCTGTCACCAAAAGCAGGACATTTACTGCAACAAGTACGTATATCAATTGTCTTTGCCTCCTTCTATATCTCTGCTGCTTTTTTCTACCATATTCTTTAATATGGCCACTTCCTGCGTCAGTTTCACAATGCTTTCTGTTTGTTTAGATATTATCAATGTAAGGTGAAAACAGTATGAGATGATAAACAAAAGTCCTAACAAGAATAGGACAGATGGAGCGTAGTATATGTGAAGCGCTCGGCTTAAAAGATTTAAAAATCTCAAATTTGCCGATATGACAATCATCACTATGGAGAAAAATATCCAAAATAAGCTGTACTTCTCTAACAGATTGCCTTTTTTTATCTCAACTATGATTATAATTAAGAACAGTATGCTAAAAATTAAAGAAAAACTGTAGACATTAAAAAACACAAAAAGAAACCTCCTATGCTTTTTGTTGTTCTTTGGTTTTGATGCAGTTTATAAGTATAGCCAGCGTCACCTTTACCATGTAATAAATTGAGCGCCTAAAATTGATAGAAGAACGTCCGCCTAATCTCTCATACATCTCAACAGGTATCTCCATGATTTTAAATCCGCTTTTGCTAAGCTTTGCTACAACTTCAACTTCCGGATAATCTTGAGGATAGCTTTCGCTAAAGTATTTGATGACTTTCCTGTTAGCTGCCCTAAAGCCTGATGTGGTATCATATATGGCTTTTCCCGTTAAAGCTTTTAATAAAAACGTAAAGAAGTATGAACCTGTTCTCCTTAAATACGATCCTTTGTAATTGGTCTTCGAAACATACCTGGACCCTATAACAAGATCAGCCTTATCTT contains:
- a CDS encoding DeoR/GlpR family DNA-binding transcription regulator, with the translated sequence MFGEERRMKIAEILSKDKSITVSELSEILGVSESTIRRDLKMLEIDGFIQRTHGGAILNTHTHYEPSFVEKEDYELPSKMQIGKIAASLIEEGDSVILDAGTTTLMIAKSLQDIHLTVVTNSPIIAIELSNRNNIELIVTGGIERLNTKALVGPIAEMVIRNFKVDKAFIGANAISYENGLMTPDIIEANTKKAMIDVSNEVYAVVDHTKFGKKSFVKFADISDITAIITDDELDYEIVKKYEQANVDVLNFGKDVLDGYDGDGKSGDRQDANSK
- a CDS encoding DUF2304 domain-containing protein is translated as MFFNVYSFSLIFSILFLIIIIVEIKKGNLLEKYSLFWIFFSIVMIVISANLRFLNLLSRALHIYYAPSVLFLLGLLFIISYCFHLTLIISKQTESIVKLTQEVAILKNMVEKSSRDIEGGKDN
- a CDS encoding PTS sugar transporter subunit IIA, with translation MIEEILDKDMMIFDLKSKDKLSVLKELIKPLAAKGAIDDEGKFLEVVLKREEEFSTGIGMGVAIPHGKSSLVKKASLVFGKSKYGIDYNSMDGKPAYLFFLIAAPEDSDNLHLKILAKLSRSLMHEEVRDELNRAETYEDVINAFKKYE
- a CDS encoding ArnT family glycosyltransferase, which codes for MVIKQKLSLKKFFVAVSLIVVLAIALYLRFLFVYKVMQPPLSGDAKNYDIMVKQFLTKGFLGYMSNSPNAYVTPGYPLFLALIYKIFGFSNGSPLQAVRIVQSVLSVLTVLFIFLIGKEIKNSKVGIMAALISAIYPTFIWASTLILTETVYTFVFMVYLYLQVIALKRPKAYINVLTGILFGLAILVRPAAAPLIVIPYILMYIENRDLNYTVRNFLQVLIGFIVTMIPWWIRNIVTLHKLILFATQTWNPMLGGAFPFFNGIEHVPQNIRSTTDVIKFIIKGFEKSPIYYFKWYTIGKFNIIFGSMWYDLDSKYQYLRNIYLLHSFVMAIGWLGAFYSLRKYEIRFIGLYAILLTLIQLMFIPTNRYAFSIMPLLIILASYVIDKLLFEKSI
- the pfkB gene encoding 1-phosphofructokinase encodes the protein MVTTVTVNPAIDRTLIVNDFRLGAVNRVSRTIIDAGGKGVNVAKNLKNLGCDVKCLGFMGPNGKYIENVLSELGIKFNFVQIKNDIRTNIKIVDEIRHTYTDINEAGPDVSRGEIEKLILSINEHADLSDVIVLSGSLLPNMDKDFYRQIIEKVSGKGVKVILDADGDALKLGVEGKPYMIKPNIHELRRMTGKNLESVDEIIEEGMRIIESGISIVAVSMGGSGSIVVTKEKAYKVNPIKVQVKGTVGAGDAYVAGFAYGLSKDLPIEEAIKMASSASTSVIMREGTKACSLKDVEELKEKVEIEVIER
- a CDS encoding PTS fructose transporter subunit IIC, whose protein sequence is MKKIVAITACPTGIAHTYMAAENLEMAGKELNVAIKVETQGSIGAENQLTESDINEADAVIIAAATKVDKSRFEGKPILEVPVEEAIKNPKELIEKALKMEKPKNYVEKVEKIHEERSSQRTGAYKHLMTGVSYMIPFVVAGGISIALSFLWGYKAFQVPGTLPAALMQIGGGSAFALMVPILSGFLAYSIADRPGLVPGMVGGMLAVSTGAGFLGGIISGFLAGYTVYYLKKTIKLPKTMEGLMPVLILPVLSTLIVGLLMIYVVGTPMKTIMTGLTNWLKGMSSTNAVIFGALLGLMMAFDMGGPVNKTAYTFATGLLASNVFMPMAAVMAAGMTPPLGLALATVIFKNRFTKEEREAGKAAWVLGASFITEGAIPFAAADPFRVIPSIMVGSAVTGALSMLFHIELRAPHGGIFVIPIAVSNPLLYILAILVGMVVTAFMIGLLKKKVS
- a CDS encoding EamA family transporter, translated to MIYVLVAVNVLLLVTGQVLWKVGIGSASSFKGVLMSLMSPYVISGIIVYALATVLWLYILAKGKFSIVYPLQSTAYALGVFVAWLIFKETIPLTRWIGVVLIFAGASLIALR
- a CDS encoding glycosyltransferase family 2 protein; its protein translation is MPNVIVIIPAYNEEKTIDSVINNIKLTNKDVDILVVNDGSSDKTSFIAKNNGVTVIDLPFNLGIGGCMQTGYKYAYKYGYDIAIQIDADGQHDARFIDKLIKPILEDKADLVIGSRYVSKTNYKGSYLRRTGSYFFTFLLKALTGKAIYDTTSGFRAANRKVIKYFSESYPQDYPEVEVVAKLSKSGFKIMEIPVEMYERLGGRSSINFRRSIYYMVKVTLAILINCIKTKEQQKA